A single window of Anopheles moucheti chromosome 2, idAnoMoucSN_F20_07, whole genome shotgun sequence DNA harbors:
- the LOC128309523 gene encoding U5 small nuclear ribonucleoprotein 200 kDa helicase codes for MADAAARQLQYEYKANSNLVLQADVRLIERPRRDEATGEVISLVGKLDGTRMGDRAQRSKPEKTEERKAKRQKRDEAQYDFNSMKGATLLSEGIDEMVGIVYRPKTQETRQTYEVLLSFIQEAIGDQPRDILRGAADEILAVLKNDRMKEREKKREIDGLLGSVADERFALLVNLGKKITDFGSDAATAIGGAGQAGPGGDEPIDETYGINVRFEESEEESDEDKYGEVREDDGQDEGEEARDDGILHAENLGGGEDMNKKEKALDPRDIDAHWLQRCLRKYYNDSMMSQSKALEVLNVLKESGDDRECENQLVLLLGYDCFDFIKQLKKNRQMILYCTMLAQSQSESERAKLRERMKADAALAKILRQLDTGKQETQEGRDYANGGADGSDTKPSLRSQRTAAVGGQIIGNRTVLELDELAFTQGSHLMANKRCQLPDGSFRKQRKGYEEVHVPALKPRPFDDDEELIGIEKLPKYVQPVFNGFKTLNRIQSRLYKSALESDENLLLCAPTGAGKTNVALLTMMREIGKHINDDGTINVDEFKIIYIAPMRSLVQEMVGNFGRRLATYNLTVSELTGDHQLSREQIAATQVIVCTPEKWDIITRKGGEKTYTQFVRLVIIDEIHLLHDERGPVLEALVARTIRNIETTQEDVRLVGLSATLPNYQDVATFLRVRPETGLFYFDNSYRPVALEQQYIGVTEKKALKRFQVMNDIVYEKVMEHAGRNQVLVFVHSRKETGKTARAVRDMCLEKDTLGTFLREGSASMEVLRSEADQVKNQELKDLLPYGFAIHHAGMTRVDRTLVEDLFADRHIQVLVSTATLAWGVNLPAHTVIIKGTQVYNPEKGRWVELGALDVLQMLGRAGRPQYDTKGEGILITNHSELQFYLSLLNQQLPIESQLISKLPDMLNAEIVLGTVQNVKDAVTWLGYTYLYIRMLRQPTLYGVSIDAVQEDPLLEQFRADLIHTAALHLERSGLIKYDRKSGHLQVTEVGRIASHYYCTHETMLTYHQLLKPTLSEIELFRVFSLSGEFRNITVREEEKLELQKLMERVPIPIKESMEEPSAKVNVLLQAYISQLKLEGFALMADMVYVTQSASRLLRAIFEIVLHRGWAQLADKCLTLCKMIDRRMWQSMSPLRQFRKMPEEIVKKIEKKNFPWERLYDLEANEIGELIRVPKLGKTIYRYIHQFPKLELSTHIQPITRSTLRVELTITPDFQWDEKVHGQSEAFWILVEDVDSEVILHHEYFLLKAKYCTDDHLVKFFVPVFEPLPPQYFLRIVSDRWIGAETQLPVSFRHLILPEKNLPPTELLDLQPLPISALRDPSFETLYADRFPQFNPIQTQVFNAVYNSEDNVFVGAPTGSGKTTIAEFAVLRLLSQNPAGRVVYLVARDPLADLVFHEWHQRFGQSALGCKVVKLTGETGTDLKLIAKGQIIVTTADKWDVLSRRWKQRKNVQNVQLFIVDELQLIGGEDGPVLEVACSRMRYISSQTEQPIRIIALSASLADARDIAQWLGCSTNATFNFHPSVRPIPLELHVQGLNITHNASRVAAMSKPVYNAITKFSPHKPVIVFVTSRKLARLTAIDVLTYCAAELQPNRFFHAEEEDIKPFLDRMTDKTLKETLSQGVAYMHEGLTASDQRIVEQLFDSGAVQIAICTRELCWALNISAHLVIIMDTQFYNGRNHSYDDYPITDVLQMIGRANRPLEDDDAKAVLMCQSSKKDFYKKFLNEPLPVESHLDHRLHDHFNAEIVTKTIENKQDAVDYLTWTFLYRRLTQNPNYYNLQGVTHRHLSDHLSELVESTLSDLEQSKCIGVEDEMDALPLNLGMIAAYYYINYTTIELFSLSLNSKTKIRGLLEIISSAAEYEDLIVRHHEDNILRSLGSRLPNKLTGPNGTAPKYNDPHIKTNLLLQAHLSRLQLGAELQGDTEQILGKAIRLVQACVDVLSSNGWLSPAVAAMELAQMVTQAMWSKDSYLKQLPHFTAEIVKRCQEKSIETVFDIMELDDDDRTRLLQMTDQQMSDVARFCNRYPNIELTFAVLDKDRIHSGSSVDVEVTLEREDDVTGPVIAPFFPQKREEGWWVVIGDPKTNSLLSIKRLTLQQKAKVKLNFVAPSPGHHEYTLYYMSDSYLGCDQEYKFSINVGDFQSESESESD; via the exons ATGGCTGACGCAGCGGCACGACAGCTTCAGTATGAATACAAAGCG AACTCAAATCTTGTGCTGCAAGCGGACGTTCGTCTGATCGAACGACCCAGGCGCGATGAGGCTACCGGCGAGGTCATATCGCTGGTTGGCAAGCTCGATGGTACCCGCATGGGTGACCGAGCTCAACGCAGCAAACCGGAgaaaacggaagaacggaaagCAAAACGCCAGAAGCGTGATGAGGCGCAATATGATTTCAATAGTATGAAAGGTGCTACCTTGCTGTCCGAAGGAATTGATGAGATGGTCGGCATTGTTTACCGCCCGAAAACGCAAGAAACGCGTCAAACGTACGAGGTGCTGCTAAGTTTCATCCAGGAAGCGATTGGTGACCAACCGCGCGATATCTTGCGCGGCGCGGCAGATGAAATATTGGCCGTGTTGAAGAACGATCGCATGAAGGAACGCGAAAAGAAGCGTGAAATTGATGGTCTTCTGGGCAGCGTGGCGGACGAACGATTTGCACTGTTGGTGAACcttggaaaaaaaattactgATTTTGGTTCGGATGCGGCCACCGCGATCGGTGGTGCGGGACAGGCTGGTCCCGGCGGTGATGAACCGATCGATGAAACGTACGGCATAAATGTGCGCTTCGAGGAATCAGAGGAGGAGTCGGATGAGGATAAGTATGGCGAGGTGCGTGAAGACGATGGGCAGGATGAGGGCGAGGAAGCACGAGATGATGGTATTCTGCATGCCGAAAATCTTGGCGGTGGTGAGGACATGAAcaagaaggaaaaggcacTCGATCCACGGGACATTGATGCGCACTGGCTGCAACGGTGTCTTCGAAAGTACTATAATGATTCAATGATGTCCCAGTCTAAAGCACTCGAGGTATTAAATGTACTCAAAGAATCCGGAGACGATCGGGAGTGTGAGAACCAGCTGGTACTATTGCTGGGCTACGATTGCTTCGATTTTATTAAGCAGTTGAAGAAAAATCGGCAAATGATCCTGTACTGTACGATGCTGGCACAATCGCAGAGTGAGAGTGAGCGTGCGAAGTTGCGCGAACGAATGAAGGCAGATGCGGCACTAGCAAAGATTCTGCGACAACTTGATACTGGAAAGCAGGAGACGCAAGAAGGCCGGGACTACGCTAATGGTGGAGCAGACGGATCGGACACAAAACCATCGCTCCGATCGC AACGTACAGCTGCTGTGGGAGGACAAATCATAGGCAATCGCACAGTACTGGAGCTGGACGAGCTTGCATTCACACAAGGTTCACATCTGATGGCCAATAAACGTTGCCAGCTACCGGACGGATCATTCCGTAAGCAACGCAAGGGATACGAGGAAGTACACGTTCCTGCTCTGAAACCTCGCCCGTTCGATGACGACGAAGAATTGATTGGCATTGAAAAGCTTCCGAAGTATGTGCAACCCGTTTTCAACGGCTTCAAAACGCTAAACCGCATTCAGAGCCGACTGTACAAAAGTGCGCTAGAAAGCGATGAAAATCTGCTCCTTTGTGCTCCTACCGGTGCTGGTAAAACGAACGTTGCACTGCTTACGATGATGCGCGAAATCGGTAAGCACATCAACGACGACGGAACTATCAATGTGGACGAGTTCAAAATCATCTACATAGCTCCTATGCGATCACTGGTACAAGAAATGGTCGGTAACTTTGGCCGTCGGCTGGCGACGTACAATCTCACCGTTTCGGAATTGACGGGTGATCATCAACTCAGTCGGGAGCAAATTGCTGCGACACAAGTCATCGTCTGTACGCCCGAAAAGTGGGACATTATCACCCGCAAAGGGGGCGAGAAAACGTACACGCAGTTTGTGCGTTTGGTAATTATTGATGAAATTCATCTGCTGCATGATGAGCGTGGTCCCGTCTTGGAAGCCCTGGTTGCTCGTACGATCCGGAACATTGAAACCACGCAGGAAGATGTGCGCCTGGTCGGGCTTTCGGCAACTCTACCCAATTACCAGGATGTCGCGACGTTCCTGCGCGTTCGTCCCGAAACGGGACTTTTCTACTTCGATAACAGTTACCGACCGGTGGCACTGGAACAGCAGTACATTGGAGTGACAGAGAAGAAAGCGCTCAAACGGTTCCAGGTGATGAACGATATAGTGTATGAAAAGGTGATGGAGCATGCTGGCCGCAATCAGGTGCTGGTGTTTGTTCATTCCCGTAAGGAGACGGGAAAAACGGCACGTGCTGTTCGTGACATGTGTCTCGAGAAGGATACGCTTGGGACGTTCCTGCGTGAAGGATCCGCAAGTATGGAAGTGTTGCGGTCCGAGGCAGATCAAGTTAAAAACCAGGAGCTAAAGGACCTACTTCCGTACGGCTTCGCAATCCATCACGCCGGAATGACGCGCGTTGATCGTACTCTGGTGGAGGATTTGTTTGCCGATCGACATATCCAGGTGCTCGTATCGACGGCCACCCTGGCATGGGGTGTGAATTTACCGGCTCACACCGTCATCATCAAGGGCACGCAGGTGTACAACCCGGAAAAGGGACGATGGGTCGAACTGGGAGCGTTGGACGTATTGCAGATGCTTGGTCGAGCCGGTCGTCCACAGTACGACACGAAGGGCGAAGGCATTCTGATCACAAACCACAGTGAACTGCAGTTCTATTTGTCGCTGTTGAACCAACAGCTACCCATCGAGTCGCAGCTCATTTCGAAGCTACCCGATATGTTGAATGCTGAAATTGTGCTTGGAACGGTGCAAAATGTAAAAGATGCCGTCACTTGGCTTGGATATACGTACCTCTACATTCGTATGTTGCGTCAGCCAACCTTGTATGGAGTATCGATCGATGCGGTACAAGAGGATCCACTGCTCGAGCAGTTCCGTGCGGATCTTATACATACTGCTGCTTTGCATCTCGAACGCAGTGGTTTGATCAAGTACGATCGTAAGAGTGGTCACCTCCAAGTCACGGAAGTAGGTCGAATTGCATCTCACTACTACTGCACGCACGAAACCATGCTTACATACCACCAGCTCTTGAAACCTACGCTTAGCGAGATTGAGCTGTTCCGCGTGTTTTCGCTGTCCGGAGAATTCCGCAACATTACTGTGCGCGAGGAGGAAAAGCTCGAACTACAGAAACTTATGGAACGTGTGCCGATCCCGATCAAGGAGAGTATGGAAGAACCGAGCGCAAAGGTGAATGTACTGTTGCAAGCTTACATCTCACAACTGAAGCTGGAAGGATTTGCCCTGATGGCCGACATGGTGTACGTTACGCAGTCCGCTTCCCGGCTGTTGCGAGCTATCTTCGAAATTGTCCTTCACCGTGGTTGGGCCCAACTGGCGGACAAATGTCTCACCCTCTGTAAGATGATTGATCGTCGCATGTGGCAAAGTATGTCGCCACTGCGCCAGTTCCGCAAAATGCCCGAAGAAATCGTAAAGAAaatagagaagaaaaattttCCCTGGGAACGGCTGTACGATCTGGAGGCGAACGAAATTGGTGAGCTGATCCGTGTTCCAAAGCTTGGCAAGACGATCTATCGCTACATACACCAGTTCCCGAAGCTAGAACTCTCGACGCACATCCAACCGATTACACGCTCAACGCTTCGCGTGGAGCTCACCATTACACCCGACTTCCAGTGGGACGAAAAAGTGCACGGCCAATCGGAAGCATTCTGGATTTTGGTAGAAGACGTCGATTCGGAGGTGATTTTACATCACGAATATTTTCTGCTGAAGGCGAAATACTGCACTGATGATCATTTGGTGAAATTCTTCGTACCGGTCTTTGAACCATTACCTCCTCAGTACTTCTTGCGCATCGTGTCTGACCGTTGGATAGGTGCCGAAACGCAGCTTCCCGTGTCCTTCCGGCATTTGATTCTTCCGGAGAAGAATCTTCCACCGACGGAGTTGCTTGATCTGCAACCGCTTCCGATCAGTGCCCTGCGAGATCCATCGTTCGAGACACTTTACGCCGATCGGTTCCCCCAGTTTAACCCAATCCAGACGCAAGTCTTCAATGCAGTGTACAACAGCGAAGATAACGTATTTGTCGGAGCTCCCACAGGATCGGGAAAAACTACCATAGCGGAGTTTGCAGTACTTCGATTGCTCTCGCAGAATCCGGCAGGCCGCGTAGTGTATCTTGTCGCACGTGATCCCCTCGCAGATCTCGTGTTCCATGAGTGGCATCAACGATTCGGGCAATCCGCACTTGGTTGCAAAGTGGTGAAACTAACTGGCGAAACTGGAACTGATTTGAAGCTGATCGCCAAGGGTCAGATTATCGTAACGACAGCCGACAAGTGGGATGTGCTTTCGCGCCGCTGGAAACAACGCAAGAACGTCCAGAACGTGCAGTTGTTCATCGTGGATGAGTTACAGCTGATCGGAGGAGAGGATGGCCCCGTACTGGAAGTAGCCTGCTCTCGTATGCGTTACATTTCATCGCAAACCGAACAACCGATACGCATCATCGCTCTATCGGCTTCGTTGGCCGATGCGCGTGATATCGCACAATGGCTTGGTTGTAGCACGAACGCTACATTCAATTTCCATCCTTCTGTTCGTCCAATTCCTTTGGAACTGCACGTACAGGGTCTCAACATAACGCACAATGCGTCGCGTGTTGCCGCCATGTCGAAACCAGTGTATAATGCGATCACTAAGTTCAGTCCCCACAAACCAGTCATCGTGTTCGTCACATCTCGCAAGCTGGCCCGGCTCACAGCGATCGATGTGCTGACGTACTGTGCGGCAGAGCTGCAGCCGAATCGTTTCTTCCACGCGGAGGAAGAAGACATCAAACCATTCCTGGACCGGATGACAGACAAAACGTTGAAGGAAACTCTCTCCCAAGGAGTGGCGTACATGCACGAAGGACTGACTGCTTCCGATCAACGAATTGTAGAGCAACTGTTCGACTCTGGTGCAGTGCAGATAGCTATCTGTACGCGCGAACTGTGTTGGGCTTTGAACATAAGCGCACACCTGGTAATTATTATGGACACACAGTTCTACAATGGACGGAACCATTCGTACGACGACTATCCAATCACTGATGTGTTACAAATGATTGGCCGCGCCAATAGACCTCTGGAAGACGACGATGCTAAGGCCGTTCTAATGTGTCAGAGCTCTAAGAAGGATTTCTACAAGAAGTTCCTCAACGAACCACTGCCAGTGGAGAGCCATCTCGATCACAGATTGCACGATCATTTTAATGCCGAGATTGTCACAAAGACGATTGAAAATAAGCAGGACGCAGTAGATTACTTGACGTGGACGTTCTTGTACCGACGTCTAACGCAGAACCCAAACTATTACAATCTCCAGGGTGTCACTCACCGTCATCTGTCGGATCACTTATCGGAACTGGTGGAATCAACACTCTCCGACCTGGAACAGTCGAAGTGTATCGGTGTCGAGGATGAAATGGATGCACTTCCACTAAACCTGGGCATGATTGCGGCATACTACTACATCAATTACACTACAATAGAACTGTTCAGTCTTTCACTGAACAGCAAGACAAAGATTCGAGGTTTGCTGGAAATCATTTCATCCGCGGCAGAATATGAGGATTTAATCGTGCGCCATCACGAGGATAACATTCTGCGAAGTCTTGGATCCCGTCTGCCCAACAAACTGACCGGTCCTAACGGTACCGCACCGAAGTACAATGATCCACACATCAAGACGAATTTGCTGCTCCAGGCCCATCTTTCACGACTGCAGCTGGGCGCAGAGCTTCAGGGCGATACTGAGCAGATCCTTGGCAAAGCAATTCGTCTGGTGCAGGCGTGCGTAGATGTGCTGTCCTCTAATGGTTGGCTATCGCCCGCCGTCGCCGCTATGGAGTTGGCACAGATGGTAACACAAGCAATGTGGAGCAAAGATTCATACCTGAAACAGTTGCCCCATTTTACCGCGGAAATTGTAAAGCGTTGTCAGGAGAAAAGCATCGAGACGGTGTTTGACATTATGGAGCTGGATGATGACGATCGAACACGTTTGCTCCAGATGACTGATCAGCAAATGTCGGATGTAGCACGATTCTGTAACCGATATCCAAATATCGAGCTGACGTTCGCAGTTCTCGATAAAGATCGCATACATTCGGGATCTTCGGTCGATGTGGAAGTTACTTTGGAGCGCGAGGACGATGTAACAGGTCCAGTAATAGCACCCTTCTTCCCTCAG AAACGCGAAGAAGGTTGGTGGGTTGTAATCGGTGATCCGAAAACAAACTCGCTGCTGTCCATCAAACGACTTACGCTGCAGCAGAAGGCGAAGGTGAAGTTGAACTTTGTCGCTCCGAGCCCAGGCCACCACGAGTACACGTTGTACTACATGAGCGATTCGTATCTGGGTTGCGATCAGGAGTATAAATTTTCCATCAACGTTGGCGATTTCCAGTCGGAGAGCGAAAGCGAGTCGGATTAA